The Candidatus Deferrimicrobiaceae bacterium genome includes a region encoding these proteins:
- the htpX gene encoding zinc metalloprotease HtpX, whose protein sequence is MGNTLKTAFLLAVLTALFLLIGQAVGGQGGMMIAFGMAVVMNVGSYWFSDSIVLRMYGAREVPESEAPRLHAIVHRLAAAAGTPMPKVCVIPGDSPNAFATGRNPEHAAVAATEGILRLLPEDELEAVLAHEMSHVRNRDILIGTVAATLAGAIMMIARMAQFAAIFGGGSRDRDGEGGGGILGMVFLAILAPLGAMLIQMAVSRSREYLADATGAKLCGNPLALARALQRISGVAETVPLESAGPATAHLFIVNPLSAGGIAGLFSTHPPVEERVARLREMAAGAR, encoded by the coding sequence ATGGGCAACACATTGAAGACGGCGTTCCTGCTGGCGGTCCTCACGGCGCTGTTCCTGCTGATCGGGCAGGCCGTCGGCGGGCAGGGCGGCATGATGATCGCGTTCGGGATGGCCGTCGTGATGAATGTCGGATCCTACTGGTTTTCCGACTCGATCGTCCTGCGGATGTACGGCGCGCGCGAGGTGCCCGAGTCCGAGGCCCCGCGGCTCCATGCGATCGTCCATCGCCTTGCGGCGGCGGCCGGCACCCCGATGCCGAAAGTCTGCGTGATCCCGGGCGATTCCCCCAACGCGTTCGCGACGGGGAGGAACCCCGAGCATGCCGCCGTGGCGGCGACCGAGGGAATCCTCCGCCTGCTGCCCGAAGACGAGCTCGAGGCGGTCCTGGCCCACGAGATGTCGCATGTCCGCAACCGGGACATCCTGATCGGGACCGTGGCGGCAACGCTGGCCGGCGCCATCATGATGATCGCCCGGATGGCGCAGTTCGCGGCCATCTTCGGCGGGGGAAGCCGCGACCGGGACGGCGAGGGCGGCGGGGGCATCCTCGGGATGGTGTTCCTGGCGATCCTGGCGCCGCTGGGCGCGATGCTGATCCAGATGGCGGTCTCCCGCTCGCGCGAATACCTGGCCGACGCGACGGGGGCCAAGCTTTGCGGCAACCCGCTGGCGCTGGCCCGGGCGCTCCAGCGCATCTCGGGCGTCGCCGAGACCGTCCCGCTCGAGTCCGCGGGCCCGGCGACGGCGCACCTGTTCATCGTCAACCCGCTTTCCGCCGGCGGTATCGCCGGACTTTTCAGCACGCACCCGCCGGTCGAGGAGCGCGTCGCGCGGCTTCGCGAGATGGCGGCAGGGGCACGTTAA
- a CDS encoding DnaJ C-terminal domain-containing protein, which translates to MDPKKDYYKLLGVAEGASEDEIRKAYRRLAKKFHPDYNPGDKTAESKFKEVNEANEILSDGKKRAEYDALRHGAFTGGVQDGFQEGFQGGPFGFPGGGGRYSHTETVGFEDLLGDLLNRGGGRGAGFGHGGIPADDLEMELSIDFLDMARGAVREVVFSRPKPCAACGGTGRAGRKGCPKCYGAGYTPVEERIKVKIPAGAQDGSKIRVPGKGGEAEGRRNGDLLLRLRMRPHPYFRRDGNDISLDVPIRVSEAIKGARIEVPTIDGPVTVTIPPGSSSGRKLRLKGKGVPSPGGTERGDQYLVLQVVVPQGASDELSTLADRLVPFEDSGIRESWN; encoded by the coding sequence ATGGACCCGAAAAAGGATTACTACAAGCTGCTGGGCGTGGCGGAGGGCGCTTCCGAGGACGAGATCCGGAAGGCGTACCGCCGGCTCGCGAAGAAGTTCCACCCCGACTACAACCCGGGCGACAAGACGGCCGAGTCGAAGTTCAAGGAAGTGAACGAGGCCAACGAGATCCTGTCCGACGGGAAGAAGCGGGCCGAGTACGACGCCTTGCGGCACGGCGCGTTCACCGGCGGGGTCCAGGATGGCTTCCAGGAGGGCTTCCAGGGCGGCCCGTTCGGATTCCCCGGGGGCGGCGGTCGATATTCGCACACCGAGACGGTGGGCTTCGAGGATCTGCTGGGCGACCTGCTCAACCGGGGGGGCGGACGCGGCGCCGGTTTCGGCCACGGCGGCATCCCGGCCGACGACCTCGAGATGGAATTGTCGATCGACTTCCTCGACATGGCCCGCGGTGCGGTCCGCGAGGTCGTGTTCAGCCGGCCGAAGCCGTGCGCCGCGTGCGGCGGCACGGGACGCGCGGGCCGCAAAGGCTGCCCGAAATGCTACGGGGCGGGCTATACGCCGGTCGAGGAGCGGATCAAGGTCAAGATCCCGGCGGGCGCGCAGGACGGCTCCAAGATCCGGGTGCCCGGCAAGGGGGGCGAGGCCGAGGGACGCAGGAACGGAGACCTCCTGCTCCGTCTCCGGATGCGGCCGCACCCGTATTTCCGGCGCGACGGCAACGATATCTCCCTCGACGTCCCGATCCGCGTCTCCGAGGCGATCAAGGGCGCCCGGATCGAGGTGCCGACGATCGACGGGCCGGTGACGGTGACCATTCCCCCGGGCTCCTCGAGCGGACGGAAGCTGCGGCTCAAGGGGAAGGGCGTCCCCTCCCCGGGCGGGACCGAGCGGGGCGACCAGTACCTCGTGCTTCAGGTGGTGGTGCCCCAGGGGGCGTCCGACGAGCTTTCGACGCTGGCCGACCGGCTTGTGCCGTTCGAGGATTCCGGCATCCGGGAGAGCTGGAACTGA
- a CDS encoding Hsp20/alpha crystallin family protein produces the protein MAIVRWWDPMRDLAGIQDKMNQIFEDTFTHTRGREEGLTGGMWTPAVDIYETDANVVVKAELPGVQKDQVGVEVKDGVLTLRGERKYEKEVKEENFHRIERSYGTFQRAFSLPTSVDQENISAVMKDGVLEVTLPKREAAKPKQINVAVK, from the coding sequence ATGGCAATCGTGCGGTGGTGGGACCCCATGCGGGACCTGGCGGGAATCCAGGACAAGATGAACCAGATCTTCGAGGACACCTTCACGCACACCCGCGGCCGCGAAGAGGGGCTGACGGGCGGGATGTGGACCCCCGCGGTCGACATCTACGAGACCGACGCCAACGTCGTCGTGAAGGCCGAGCTGCCCGGCGTCCAGAAGGACCAGGTGGGCGTCGAGGTGAAGGACGGCGTGCTGACGCTGCGCGGCGAACGCAAGTACGAGAAGGAAGTGAAGGAGGAGAACTTCCACAGGATCGAGCGGTCCTACGGAACCTTCCAGCGCGCCTTCTCGCTGCCGACCTCGGTCGACCAGGAGAACATCTCGGCGGTCATGAAGGACGGCGTGCTCGAGGTGACGCTCCCGAAGAGGGAAGCCGCCAAGCCGAAGCAGATCAACGTGGCGGTGAAGTAG
- the dnaK gene encoding molecular chaperone DnaK — MAKIIGIDLGTTNSVVAVMEGGEPKIIINEEGSRLTPSVVGFGKNGDTLVGQVAKRQAVLNPENTVFSIKRFMGRRYDEVTDEMKLVPYRVVKGSAQDARVSAGGKEYTPQEVSAMILGKLKKAAETYLGEDVKQAVITVPAYFNDSQRQATKDAGQIAGLEVLRIINEPTAAALAYGLDKKKNELIAVFDFGGGTFDISVLEVGDNVVEVKSTNGDTHLGGDNIDQKIIEWIVDEFKKDQGIDLSKDRTALQRLKEAAEKAKIELSSTTETEISLPFVTADATGPKHLQLKLSRAKFEAMIDGILQRALHPCEQAVKDAGIDVGKIDEVVLVGGSTRIPKVVEMVKKFFGKDPHQGVNPDEVVAAGAAVQAGVLGGEVKDMLLLDVTPLSLGIETLGGVMTKLIERNTTIPVRKSETFTTAADSQPSVEVHVLQGEREMASYNRTLGRFNLEGIPAAPRGVPKIEVTFDIDANGILHVNAKDMGTGKEQKITITASTGLSKDDIDKMVKEAEANAAEDKKRRAVVDARNHLDSMIFNTDKTLKDNKEKLPAEMVTKVEAAIEEAKKSLVSEDEQVLKNAAETLLKESQVIAEHLYKEASATPPPGAEGTQAEGEKKAPEGDVIEAEYEDPGKK; from the coding sequence ATGGCGAAGATCATCGGAATCGACCTGGGCACGACCAACTCGGTCGTCGCAGTCATGGAAGGCGGCGAGCCCAAGATCATCATCAACGAGGAAGGAAGCCGTCTTACCCCGTCGGTCGTCGGCTTCGGCAAGAACGGCGATACGCTGGTCGGGCAGGTCGCCAAGCGGCAGGCCGTGCTCAACCCCGAGAACACCGTGTTCTCGATCAAGCGTTTCATGGGGCGCCGATACGACGAGGTCACCGACGAAATGAAACTGGTGCCTTACCGGGTCGTCAAGGGTTCCGCGCAGGACGCGCGCGTGTCGGCAGGCGGCAAGGAATACACCCCGCAGGAAGTCTCCGCGATGATCCTCGGCAAGCTCAAGAAGGCGGCCGAGACCTACCTGGGCGAGGACGTCAAGCAGGCGGTCATCACCGTTCCGGCCTACTTCAACGACTCGCAGCGGCAGGCCACCAAGGACGCCGGCCAGATCGCCGGGCTCGAGGTGCTCCGCATCATCAACGAGCCGACGGCCGCGGCGCTGGCGTACGGCCTCGACAAGAAGAAGAACGAGCTGATCGCGGTGTTCGACTTCGGCGGCGGCACGTTCGACATCTCGGTGCTCGAGGTGGGCGATAACGTCGTCGAGGTCAAGTCCACCAACGGCGACACGCACCTGGGCGGCGACAACATCGACCAGAAGATCATCGAGTGGATCGTCGACGAGTTCAAGAAGGACCAGGGAATCGACCTGTCCAAGGATCGCACCGCGCTGCAGCGGCTGAAGGAGGCGGCCGAAAAGGCCAAGATCGAGCTGTCCTCCACGACCGAGACCGAGATCAGCCTGCCGTTCGTCACGGCCGACGCCACCGGTCCCAAGCATCTCCAGCTCAAGCTGTCGCGCGCGAAATTCGAGGCGATGATCGACGGCATCCTCCAGCGGGCGCTGCATCCGTGCGAGCAGGCGGTCAAGGACGCGGGCATCGACGTCGGCAAGATCGACGAGGTCGTCCTCGTCGGCGGATCCACGCGCATCCCGAAGGTCGTCGAGATGGTCAAGAAATTCTTCGGCAAGGACCCGCACCAGGGCGTCAACCCCGACGAGGTCGTCGCGGCGGGCGCGGCGGTGCAGGCGGGCGTGCTCGGCGGCGAGGTCAAGGACATGCTGCTGCTCGACGTCACGCCGCTTTCGCTGGGCATCGAAACGCTGGGCGGCGTCATGACCAAGCTGATCGAGCGCAACACGACGATCCCGGTCCGCAAGAGCGAGACCTTCACGACGGCAGCCGACAGCCAGCCGAGCGTCGAGGTGCACGTCCTCCAGGGTGAGCGCGAGATGGCGTCCTACAACCGGACGCTGGGCCGCTTCAACCTCGAAGGGATCCCGGCGGCGCCCCGCGGCGTGCCCAAGATCGAGGTGACGTTCGACATCGACGCCAACGGCATCCTGCACGTCAACGCGAAGGACATGGGCACGGGCAAGGAACAGAAGATCACGATCACGGCCTCGACCGGCCTGTCCAAGGACGACATCGACAAGATGGTCAAGGAGGCCGAGGCCAACGCCGCCGAAGACAAGAAGCGGCGCGCTGTGGTCGATGCGCGCAACCACCTCGACTCGATGATTTTCAACACCGACAAGACGCTGAAGGACAACAAGGAAAAGCTGCCGGCCGAGATGGTGACGAAGGTCGAGGCGGCGATCGAAGAGGCGAAGAAGTCGCTGGTCTCCGAGGACGAGCAGGTTCTCAAGAACGCGGCCGAGACGCTCCTCAAGGAGTCGCAGGTGATCGCCGAGCACCTCTACAAGGAAGCGTCGGCGACCCCGCCTCCGGGGGCGGAAGGGACGCAGGCCGAGGGCGAGAAGAAGGCCCCCGAGGGCGACGTCATCGAAGCCGAGTACGAGGACCCGGGCAAGAAGTAA
- a CDS encoding response regulator yields the protein MARRVVVITDGQSDDYGVIGPLLGALSDAGAEPELFTDSDAGLTQAAGGMADLVVVDLDAPSLGGLDGMMKIGRVASRIPVLLLAGENSRARRMWAVEVGVVGYVTKPVDGRTVARFIEKVLKGF from the coding sequence ATGGCGCGCAGGGTTGTGGTCATCACGGATGGGCAGTCCGACGACTACGGCGTCATCGGGCCGCTGCTCGGGGCGCTCTCCGACGCGGGAGCGGAACCCGAGCTGTTCACCGACAGCGACGCGGGGCTGACCCAGGCGGCCGGGGGGATGGCTGACCTCGTGGTGGTCGACCTCGATGCGCCGTCGCTCGGCGGGCTCGACGGGATGATGAAGATCGGTCGTGTCGCCTCCCGCATTCCCGTGCTGCTGCTGGCCGGCGAAAACAGCCGGGCCCGGCGCATGTGGGCGGTCGAGGTGGGCGTCGTCGGATACGTCACGAAGCCGGTCGACGGCCGGACCGTCGCCCGCTTCATCGAGAAGGTGCTGAAAGGCTTTTAG
- a CDS encoding sigma-54 dependent transcriptional regulator, translating into MKEAPKIFVFDDDADSLGSVVAALRRDGYDVHPFVDPAEGLARLQAEGADVVLTDLRMPGLTGMDVIGKLAADSNGVPVVVMTAYGSVESAVEAVRAGASDFLMKPIEIPRLRAAVFKAVKERSMRKEIVRLREEVGGAAGIEEIVGSSRAMEDVLRRIRLVAPTRMNVLVLGESGTGKELVARAIHRLSPRNGMPFLPMNCAAIPETLLESELFGYEKGAFTGANSTRQGKMEHAEGGTLFLDEVGEIPSSIQAKLLRAIEQKEFSPVGSSRVVKVDVRIIAATNRDLAGRVAEGQFREDLYYRLNVFPVVVPPLRDRREDIPKLAEALLAEVAADNGFPPKRLSPAAMRALLSCGWPGNVRQLRNALETASLIAPGEVIEPDALPAEVTGGVLPSTATGPIALPGPKTIEEAEREAIRAALEKTGGNKTQAAKLLGIGLRTLHRKVKEHGL; encoded by the coding sequence ATGAAGGAGGCGCCCAAGATCTTCGTGTTCGACGACGACGCGGACAGCCTCGGCAGCGTGGTGGCGGCGCTGCGGCGCGACGGCTACGACGTCCACCCGTTCGTCGACCCGGCCGAGGGGCTGGCGCGATTGCAGGCGGAGGGGGCAGACGTCGTCCTCACCGACCTGCGGATGCCCGGCCTGACCGGCATGGACGTGATCGGGAAGCTCGCGGCCGACAGCAACGGCGTGCCCGTCGTCGTGATGACGGCCTACGGCTCGGTCGAGAGCGCGGTCGAGGCGGTGCGCGCTGGCGCGTCCGACTTCCTGATGAAGCCGATCGAGATCCCGCGGCTGCGGGCCGCCGTCTTCAAGGCGGTCAAGGAACGGTCGATGCGGAAGGAGATCGTCCGATTGCGGGAAGAGGTCGGCGGGGCCGCCGGCATCGAGGAGATCGTCGGCAGCTCCCGCGCGATGGAGGACGTGCTGCGCCGCATCCGGCTCGTCGCTCCCACGCGGATGAACGTGCTCGTACTGGGCGAGAGCGGCACGGGCAAGGAGCTGGTCGCCCGGGCCATCCACCGGTTGAGTCCCCGCAACGGGATGCCGTTCCTCCCGATGAACTGCGCGGCGATCCCCGAGACGTTGCTCGAATCCGAGCTGTTCGGGTACGAGAAGGGCGCTTTCACCGGGGCCAATTCGACCCGCCAGGGGAAGATGGAGCATGCGGAAGGCGGCACCCTCTTTCTCGACGAGGTGGGGGAGATTCCCTCTTCGATCCAGGCAAAGCTTCTCCGGGCGATCGAGCAGAAAGAGTTCTCGCCGGTCGGGAGCTCCCGCGTCGTCAAGGTCGACGTCCGGATCATCGCCGCGACCAACCGCGACTTGGCGGGGCGCGTCGCCGAGGGGCAGTTCCGCGAAGACCTCTATTACCGGCTCAACGTGTTCCCGGTCGTCGTGCCTCCGCTTCGCGACCGGCGGGAGGACATCCCGAAGTTGGCCGAGGCGCTCTTGGCCGAAGTAGCCGCCGACAACGGTTTCCCCCCGAAGCGGCTGTCTCCCGCCGCCATGCGGGCGTTGCTGTCGTGCGGCTGGCCCGGAAACGTCCGGCAGCTCCGCAATGCGCTCGAAACCGCTTCCCTCATCGCCCCCGGCGAAGTGATCGAGCCCGATGCCCTGCCTGCCGAAGTGACCGGCGGCGTCCTCCCCTCGACCGCGACGGGGCCGATCGCGCTTCCGGGTCCCAAGACGATCGAGGAGGCCGAGCGCGAAGCGATCCGCGCCGCGCTCGAAAAGACCGGCGGCAACAAGACGCAGGCGGCGAAGCTGCTCGGCATCGGTCTGCGCACGCTGCACCGCAAGGTCAAGGAACACGGTCTCTGA
- a CDS encoding ATP-binding protein — protein sequence MPTVTGTRKRLADLGAVASGLAHEIRNPLNSLYINSQLLVEMVQALPDSLGERRDDMLALARADMKVTQRLNDLLTEFLRFARPPVKELVVVDLNRIVADTLRFLEVDFSRRGVQLDVRLHPGPLLLFADDKQLKAALMNVLLNAEESMDKTPPCIAIETGIRRGRPWVRVTDNGRGIPAADRKQIFRLFFTTRRSGSGMGLPIVRQVVRDHGGRITVRSREGVGTAITFSLPSEEVFKTATSLAAGKMLLPERVK from the coding sequence GTGCCTACCGTCACCGGAACCAGGAAACGTCTTGCCGACCTCGGCGCGGTCGCCTCGGGGCTTGCCCACGAGATCCGCAACCCGCTGAACTCGCTCTACATCAACAGCCAGCTGCTGGTCGAGATGGTCCAGGCGTTGCCCGATTCGCTCGGGGAGCGGCGCGACGACATGCTGGCGCTGGCGCGTGCCGACATGAAGGTGACGCAGCGGCTCAACGACCTGCTGACCGAGTTCCTCCGCTTCGCCCGGCCGCCGGTGAAAGAGCTTGTGGTGGTCGACCTCAACCGGATCGTGGCCGACACCCTCCGCTTCCTCGAGGTCGATTTTTCGCGGCGCGGCGTGCAGTTGGACGTCCGTCTCCATCCCGGGCCCCTGTTGCTCTTCGCCGACGACAAGCAGCTCAAGGCGGCGCTCATGAACGTGCTCCTCAACGCGGAGGAATCGATGGACAAGACGCCCCCCTGCATCGCCATCGAGACGGGCATCCGGCGCGGCCGGCCCTGGGTGCGCGTGACCGACAACGGGCGCGGCATCCCCGCGGCCGACCGCAAGCAGATCTTCAGGCTGTTCTTCACGACGCGGCGCAGCGGAAGCGGAATGGGGCTTCCCATCGTGCGGCAGGTCGTGCGCGACCACGGCGGCCGGATCACCGTGCGCAGCCGCGAGGGGGTCGGCACCGCCATCACCTTCTCGCTGCCCTCCGAGGAGGTGTTCAAGACGGCCACCTCCCTTGCGGCGGGCAAGATGCTGCTGCCGGAGCGGGTGAAATGA
- a CDS encoding LysE family translocator translates to MLVFLSAGVVMGLSAGVSPGPLFALIVSQSVRHGAREGMKVAIVPALTDVPIILASTFLLSRIGDFKPALGAVSVAGALLLCMLAYESFRSAPPGLEVAADEPHSVRKGVLVNILSPHPYLFWVTVGAPMILKGWAKGPSFALAFVLGLYLCLVCSQLVLAQVAARSRRLLNGKGYVRLMRLLGVFLAAFALMLLRDGLGLLGLL, encoded by the coding sequence ATGCTCGTCTTCCTTTCCGCAGGGGTTGTCATGGGGCTTTCGGCCGGCGTCTCGCCGGGGCCGCTGTTTGCGCTGATCGTTTCCCAATCGGTCCGGCACGGGGCGCGGGAGGGGATGAAGGTCGCCATCGTGCCGGCGCTGACCGACGTCCCGATCATCCTGGCCTCGACGTTCCTCCTGTCGCGCATCGGAGATTTCAAGCCCGCGCTCGGCGCCGTCTCGGTCGCCGGGGCGCTGCTCCTTTGCATGTTGGCGTACGAGAGCTTTCGCTCCGCGCCGCCCGGCCTGGAGGTCGCGGCCGACGAGCCGCACTCGGTCCGGAAAGGGGTGCTCGTCAATATCCTGAGCCCCCACCCGTATCTGTTCTGGGTGACGGTCGGGGCGCCCATGATCCTCAAGGGGTGGGCGAAGGGGCCGTCCTTCGCGCTCGCGTTCGTCCTCGGGCTCTACCTTTGCCTCGTCTGCTCGCAGCTCGTCCTCGCCCAGGTCGCCGCCCGTTCGCGGCGGTTGCTGAACGGGAAGGGGTACGTCCGGCTGATGCGGCTGCTCGGCGTCTTCCTCGCCGCCTTCGCGCTGATGCTGCTCCGGGACGGGCTCGGGCTGCTCGGGTTGCTTTAG